A DNA window from Streptomyces bacillaris contains the following coding sequences:
- a CDS encoding AAWKG family protein (Members of this family are unrelated to eukaryotic Tcp10, although some members contain a repetitive region similar to a C-terminal repeat region of Tcp10.): MAEVGNADPNSRDNINTLKGYEAETDDAWATLVRHITGYPVPDRKTIFEKLTSTSGGPLFRMDIRERDLKSVVSESGFLVNEGQDYDIYFLNKNKKTVLMQARIVFEGRVKSDNEIHFASTSSEDVDDVSVREGNEFKDYNKQEMSTIPLAQYMNGPRAALMALRDGGTEGVKFAGLQVDDNNAVVLKSFSDTGESFDRAAQFFKNKAVVLKDWEDRFAREDASWKGEAADVFRNLLKKVRENYDGYVETFGASTYADDATGSGGTVYSRALSIGSQTLKDSATNLLGNWLEWAQSPHYDPLRVLRYLLDDLAMWVNEHNIGQSDIEAYTHTGYQGAGYTSVTHSPKGGFLQEHPIYGDLSDIANWKKVGDRAVELWNQGVDQDLIRPAIAETSKLNNRFLDLTKDFTENVPKPKTTSTAGEDYANDKLNDPTGGGGPDIDEWLEKLNENNNDFLDDLNKNNNDILDDLNNKNNDILDDLNSKNNEFLDDLNKNSNGILDDLNQNNKTVLDDLGNINNTALDNLNDLGNANNDVLNSLGDLGNANNEALNSLGNLGDLGNLSDDLNGGPGAFPPGVIPPVTQSGPVNFGPLNGNQDGTRGNPNQEFTRSLGNLLGNSGLNTPTGGSTRLRDGAITTDFPNGGRSTFDPETGDLTTISPDGSTVTRNLSGGAKITNPDGSVTSLDRDGNLTTTFPDGSKQVIDPRTGQAVTTNPDGSTTTTDLGNLGGLNNPSGGLDRLDLGGLDGAPGGLETPTGGRTSLGLDGDLNSVFPDGSRSSFDPDTGRLTITDPDGSTRTVDLTHGAEVTNPDGSKTVLDNGQLKTTFPDGSVQVTDPETGRTTITDPDGNTRTVDLGGLNNSSGGLDRLDLDGMDGARGGWETPTGGRTSLGLDGDLNSVFPDGSRSSFDPDTGRLTITDPDGSTRTVDLTHGAEVTNPDGSKTVLDNGQLKTTFPDGTVQVTDPETGRTTITDPDGNTRTVDLGGLNSGLDRGPGERLDLGNLGSLNGNGGGGSSGGGPSTVSRDVPLSGLDLGGGGNSGGSLGPVALDNALLGNGTGDGLNPGQPTGQGGPPPGAPGAPGMPGSPGMPMGGAGMGGAGGEKGNGERVRAVLVDAAEESARRKRRRRGAWNRQESEDTFLAPAPRVSTTSNGSDPRAAEEPDSARRTTSSSAYLEEDEDVWGTEEGGSPAVIGR, encoded by the coding sequence GTGGCTGAGGTCGGGAACGCGGACCCCAACTCCCGCGACAACATCAACACGCTCAAGGGGTACGAGGCGGAGACCGATGACGCCTGGGCGACCCTGGTCCGTCACATCACCGGCTATCCGGTGCCGGACCGCAAGACGATCTTCGAGAAGCTCACCTCGACCAGCGGTGGCCCGCTGTTCCGGATGGACATCCGTGAACGAGACCTGAAGTCCGTCGTCTCGGAGTCCGGCTTCCTCGTCAACGAGGGCCAGGACTACGACATCTACTTCCTGAACAAGAACAAGAAGACCGTCCTCATGCAGGCCCGGATCGTCTTCGAGGGCCGGGTCAAGTCGGACAACGAGATCCACTTCGCGAGCACCTCGTCCGAGGACGTCGACGACGTCAGCGTCCGTGAGGGCAACGAGTTCAAGGACTACAACAAGCAGGAGATGAGCACGATCCCGCTCGCCCAGTACATGAACGGCCCCCGGGCCGCACTCATGGCGCTGCGCGACGGCGGGACCGAGGGCGTCAAGTTCGCCGGGCTCCAGGTGGACGACAACAACGCCGTCGTGCTCAAGTCCTTCTCCGATACCGGGGAGTCCTTCGACCGGGCGGCCCAGTTCTTCAAGAACAAGGCCGTCGTCCTGAAGGACTGGGAGGACCGCTTCGCCCGCGAGGACGCGAGCTGGAAGGGCGAGGCGGCCGATGTCTTCCGCAATCTGCTGAAGAAGGTCCGCGAGAACTACGACGGGTACGTCGAGACGTTCGGCGCCTCCACCTACGCCGACGACGCCACCGGCAGCGGCGGCACGGTCTACTCCCGCGCGCTGTCCATCGGCAGCCAGACCCTCAAGGACAGTGCCACGAACCTGCTGGGGAACTGGCTGGAGTGGGCGCAGTCCCCCCACTACGACCCGCTGCGGGTGCTGCGCTATCTGCTCGACGACCTCGCGATGTGGGTGAACGAGCACAACATCGGCCAGAGCGACATCGAGGCCTACACCCACACCGGCTACCAGGGAGCCGGATACACCAGCGTCACCCACTCGCCCAAGGGCGGCTTCCTCCAGGAGCACCCGATCTACGGGGACCTGAGCGACATCGCCAACTGGAAGAAGGTCGGTGACCGGGCCGTCGAACTGTGGAACCAGGGCGTCGACCAGGATCTGATCCGGCCGGCCATCGCGGAGACGTCGAAGCTCAACAACCGCTTCCTGGACCTCACCAAGGACTTCACCGAGAACGTCCCGAAGCCCAAGACCACCAGCACGGCGGGCGAGGACTACGCCAACGACAAGCTCAACGACCCCACGGGCGGCGGCGGTCCGGACATCGACGAGTGGCTCGAGAAGCTCAACGAGAACAACAACGACTTCCTGGACGACCTGAACAAGAACAACAACGACATCCTGGATGACCTCAACAACAAGAACAACGACATCCTGGACGATCTGAACAGCAAGAACAACGAATTCCTGGATGATCTGAACAAGAACAGCAACGGCATCCTGGACGACCTCAACCAGAACAACAAGACGGTCCTGGACGACCTCGGGAACATCAACAACACGGCGCTCGACAACCTCAACGACCTGGGCAACGCCAACAACGACGTGCTCAACAGCCTGGGTGACCTGGGCAACGCGAACAACGAGGCGCTCAACAGCCTGGGGAATCTGGGGGACTTGGGGAACCTGAGCGACGACCTGAACGGCGGCCCCGGTGCGTTCCCCCCGGGCGTCATCCCTCCGGTCACCCAGAGCGGCCCGGTGAACTTCGGCCCCCTCAACGGCAACCAGGACGGCACACGCGGCAACCCGAACCAGGAATTCACCCGGAGCCTGGGCAACCTCCTCGGCAACAGCGGCCTGAACACGCCGACCGGAGGCAGCACCCGGCTGCGGGACGGGGCGATCACCACGGACTTCCCGAACGGCGGCCGGAGCACCTTCGACCCGGAGACCGGGGACCTCACCACCATCTCGCCGGACGGCTCCACCGTCACCCGTAACCTCTCCGGCGGAGCCAAGATCACCAACCCGGACGGCTCGGTCACCTCGCTCGACCGCGACGGCAACCTGACGACCACCTTCCCGGACGGCTCCAAGCAGGTCATCGACCCGCGGACCGGACAGGCCGTCACCACCAACCCGGACGGCAGTACCACGACCACCGACCTCGGCAACCTGGGCGGGCTGAACAACCCGTCCGGTGGGTTGGACCGGCTGGACCTGGGTGGCCTCGATGGTGCTCCTGGTGGGTTGGAGACCCCGACGGGTGGTCGTACGTCGTTGGGGCTCGACGGTGACCTGAACAGTGTGTTTCCGGATGGGAGTCGGAGTTCGTTCGATCCGGATACGGGTCGGTTGACGATCACTGATCCGGATGGTTCGACGCGGACGGTGGATCTGACGCATGGTGCGGAGGTGACCAATCCGGATGGGTCGAAGACGGTTCTGGACAATGGTCAGTTGAAGACGACGTTCCCGGACGGATCGGTGCAGGTCACCGATCCGGAGACGGGCCGTACGACCATCACCGATCCGGACGGCAACACCCGCACCGTCGACCTGGGCGGACTCAACAACTCCTCCGGTGGGCTGGACCGGTTGGACCTGGATGGTATGGACGGGGCTCGTGGCGGATGGGAGACCCCGACGGGTGGTCGTACGTCGTTGGGGCTCGATGGCGATCTGAACAGTGTGTTTCCGGATGGGAGTCGGAGTTCGTTCGATCCGGATACGGGTCGGTTGACGATCACTGATCCGGATGGTTCGACGCGGACGGTGGATCTGACGCATGGTGCGGAGGTGACCAATCCGGATGGGTCGAAGACGGTTCTGGACAACGGTCAGTTGAAGACGACGTTCCCGGACGGGACGGTGCAGGTCACCGATCCGGAGACGGGCCGCACGACCATCACCGACCCCGATGGCAACACCCGCACCGTCGACCTGGGCGGGCTCAACTCCGGACTGGACCGGGGCCCCGGCGAACGGCTCGACCTCGGCAACCTGGGCAGCCTGAACGGCAACGGAGGCGGCGGCTCCTCCGGCGGCGGCCCCAGCACGGTCTCCCGCGACGTGCCGCTCTCCGGCCTGGACCTCGGCGGCGGTGGTAACAGCGGCGGCAGCCTCGGGCCCGTCGCGCTCGACAACGCCCTCCTCGGGAACGGTACCGGCGACGGGCTCAACCCCGGCCAGCCCACCGGACAGGGCGGGCCGCCCCCCGGTGCCCCCGGCGCACCCGGGATGCCCGGCTCACCCGGTATGCCGATGGGCGGCGCGGGCATGGGCGGCGCCGGAGGCGAGAAGGGCAACGGTGAACGCGTGCGCGCCGTGCTGGTCGACGCGGCGGAGGAGAGCGCCCGCCGCAAACGCCGGCGCCGCGGTGCCTGGAACCGCCAGGAGAGCGAGGACACCTTCCTCGCCCCCGCCCCCCGGGTCTCCACCACCAGCAACGGCAGCGACCCCCGGGCCGCCGAGGAGCCGGACAGCGCCCGCAGGACCACCAGTTCCTCCGCGTACCTGGAGGAGGACGAGGACGTCTGGGGCACCGAGGAGGGCGGCAGCCCCGCCGTGATCGGACGGTGA
- a CDS encoding WXG100 family type VII secretion target, producing MADGIIDVQYAKVRHAIEELAQETQKIITTLSNLEGELKPLISSWEGADQEMYRGVQFEWNQATQRMAELLRDSGDLVQTIHDSHSRDERRSADNWGNVRAR from the coding sequence ATGGCCGACGGCATCATCGATGTGCAGTACGCCAAGGTTCGCCACGCGATCGAGGAGCTGGCACAGGAGACCCAGAAGATCATCACCACCCTCAGCAACCTGGAAGGCGAGCTGAAGCCGCTGATCAGCTCCTGGGAGGGTGCCGACCAGGAGATGTATCGCGGCGTGCAGTTCGAGTGGAACCAGGCGACCCAGCGCATGGCGGAGCTGCTCCGCGACAGCGGCGACCTGGTCCAGACGATCCACGACAGCCACTCGCGGGACGAGCGCCGGAGCGCCGACAACTGGGGCAACGTACGGGCCCGTTAG
- a CDS encoding type VII secretion system-associated protein, translated as MAGEKADVKHFDLKQMENFRDYEVEPVQRDAKSHREDTKDGVRPLGDLVAGYTTEENSKKDQQILRIGKIGRGEEEDLISGKTLLTSITTAATGIDKLLGDQVTLFKELKEALTETIEEANKTKEKNLDAIDAQTLLQTFDEVDALTVGGTGGSEGNS; from the coding sequence ATGGCCGGTGAGAAGGCCGACGTCAAGCACTTCGACCTCAAGCAGATGGAGAACTTCCGGGACTACGAGGTCGAGCCGGTCCAGCGCGATGCGAAGAGCCACCGGGAGGACACCAAGGACGGCGTCCGCCCGCTCGGTGACCTGGTCGCCGGATACACCACGGAGGAGAACTCCAAGAAGGACCAGCAGATCCTGCGCATCGGCAAGATCGGCCGGGGCGAGGAGGAGGACCTGATCTCCGGCAAGACGCTGCTCACCTCCATCACCACGGCGGCCACCGGGATCGACAAGCTCCTCGGTGACCAGGTGACCCTCTTCAAGGAGCTGAAGGAAGCCCTCACCGAGACCATCGAGGAGGCGAACAAGACCAAGGAGAAGAATCTCGACGCGATCGACGCGCAGACGCTGCTCCAGACCTTCGACGAGGTGGACGCCCTGACCGTCGGAGGCACCGGCGGCAGCGAAGGAAACTCCTGA
- the eccB gene encoding type VII secretion protein EccB produces MQSKRDQVQAHGFMMGRLSSGLLTADPDAPESPLGRTTRGVVFGLLVTVLIGAGATVYGLLRPGGNETWRKGENLVVNRETGARYLWTGTDGVLHPVRNYASARLIGGAQLKAVDVSTASLRDVPVGAPAGIPGAPDTLPGPAQLDAGAWHMCVTGPDGALPSTSGAVAGAGVEQAGATTLVAGAPLETQDVGADRGVLVSGPDRAEYLVWRGSRLPLDRASDARNALGYGSERAMPVSAAFLDALAPGPALKPPEVPGRGEEGPVLGGEPSRVGQLFEVSVPGGDSTYHLLRKDGLVPLSRLEAALVLGDPATQKDAYQGSSPKARAVGADALRTHRAKESATPPAAGAELPRTPPAPQSAPRGTALCAQVDGGNGGARIRSVLVPLTGLAPVAFSQGAAQPLAEACASTDATVVRPGHGALVRALHASGAAHAATTYLVAENGVKYRVPGKDALAALGYGEEDIGSVPAPLLAALPTGADLDPAAATGAAEPRVTAPRCADGEKTAAGSPKAVGAADSRP; encoded by the coding sequence GTGCAGTCCAAGCGCGACCAGGTGCAGGCCCACGGATTCATGATGGGCAGGCTCAGCTCGGGCCTGCTCACCGCCGACCCGGACGCCCCGGAGAGCCCGTTGGGCCGCACCACCCGGGGCGTGGTCTTCGGCCTGCTGGTGACCGTCCTGATCGGCGCCGGAGCCACCGTATACGGGCTGCTGCGCCCCGGCGGCAACGAGACCTGGCGCAAGGGCGAGAACCTGGTGGTCAACCGTGAGACCGGGGCCCGCTATCTGTGGACCGGCACCGACGGGGTGCTCCACCCGGTGCGCAACTACGCCTCCGCCCGGCTGATCGGAGGCGCCCAGCTCAAGGCCGTGGACGTCTCCACCGCCTCGCTGCGGGACGTGCCCGTCGGCGCTCCGGCCGGCATCCCCGGCGCCCCCGACACCCTTCCCGGCCCCGCCCAGTTGGACGCCGGGGCCTGGCACATGTGCGTGACCGGCCCGGACGGGGCGCTGCCCAGCACCTCAGGTGCCGTCGCGGGCGCCGGGGTGGAGCAGGCGGGGGCCACCACGCTGGTCGCCGGGGCCCCGCTGGAGACCCAGGACGTCGGCGCCGACCGGGGCGTCCTCGTCAGCGGCCCGGACCGCGCCGAGTACCTGGTGTGGCGGGGCAGCCGGCTGCCCCTGGACCGGGCCTCCGACGCCCGTAACGCCCTCGGTTACGGCTCCGAGCGGGCCATGCCGGTCTCGGCCGCCTTCCTCGACGCCCTGGCCCCCGGCCCCGCGCTGAAGCCCCCGGAGGTCCCGGGGCGCGGCGAGGAGGGCCCGGTCCTGGGCGGCGAACCCAGCCGCGTCGGCCAGCTCTTCGAGGTCAGCGTCCCCGGCGGCGACAGCACGTACCACCTGCTCCGCAAGGACGGCCTGGTGCCGCTCTCCCGGCTGGAGGCCGCCCTCGTGCTGGGCGACCCGGCCACCCAGAAGGACGCCTACCAGGGGAGTTCGCCCAAGGCCCGCGCGGTCGGCGCCGACGCCCTGCGCACCCACCGCGCGAAGGAGTCCGCCACGCCCCCGGCGGCCGGCGCGGAGCTGCCCCGTACGCCTCCCGCCCCGCAGTCCGCGCCGCGCGGCACCGCGCTCTGCGCGCAGGTCGACGGCGGCAACGGCGGCGCCCGCATCCGGTCGGTCCTGGTCCCGCTGACCGGGCTGGCCCCCGTCGCGTTCTCGCAGGGCGCCGCCCAGCCGCTGGCCGAGGCCTGCGCCTCCACCGACGCCACGGTCGTACGGCCGGGGCACGGCGCCCTGGTACGGGCCCTGCACGCCAGCGGCGCGGCCCACGCGGCGACGACCTACCTGGTGGCGGAGAACGGCGTGAAGTACCGGGTACCGGGCAAGGACGCCCTGGCGGCGCTCGGGTACGGGGAGGAGGACATCGGCTCCGTACCCGCACCGCTCCTCGCGGCCCTGCCGACCGGCGCGGACCTGGACCCGGCCGCCGCCACCGGCGCCGCCGAGCCCAGGGTCACCGCCCCCCGGTGCGCGGACGGCGAGAAGACGGCGGCCGGATCGCCCAAGGCCGTGGGCGCGGCCGACTCCCGGCCATGA
- the eccD gene encoding type VII secretion integral membrane protein EccD, translating to MTDSAVAETCRLTVRAPSVTIDLAVPADVPVADLLPTLLRYVGEEAEEAGLDHAGWVLQRLGDAPLDEETTLAGAGLADGAVLHLRPHTEALPEARLDDLVDGIAETVGRRLHTWHAGAARGLLVGTALATVAAALVLVFRPGVTDSTGIRAACATVAGVLLLAGAGTASRAIGDRLSATALGLLVAPCFALVGWVLPGGDLTGPDAAQVVGARLLAAGAAAAGGAVLALAATAVGAPALLATAVVAVATAISGALMGYSGLDVPAAVALVATVIALAAGAVAPFAFKLAGMRMPALPSSAGQLQEGIDPYAGDEVAERTELAGRWVTALFAATGTVVAAALTVLAHTPDLPETLTALALSLLLLLHARGLIDIGQRLTLVVPGIWGLLLLARAWAVDSDADGRLVVFAVLLAAAAGLVTASWVVPGRRMLPYWGRAAELAHTGLAVALLPFALWVAGLFGWLRGLFG from the coding sequence ATGACCGACAGTGCGGTGGCCGAAACGTGCCGCCTGACCGTACGTGCGCCGAGCGTGACCATCGATCTGGCCGTGCCCGCCGACGTGCCCGTCGCCGACCTCCTCCCCACCCTCCTGCGGTACGTCGGTGAGGAGGCCGAGGAGGCCGGGCTCGACCACGCCGGATGGGTGCTCCAGAGGCTCGGGGACGCACCGCTCGACGAGGAGACCACCCTGGCGGGCGCCGGTCTCGCCGACGGGGCCGTGCTCCATCTGCGCCCCCACACAGAGGCACTGCCCGAGGCCCGCCTGGACGACCTGGTCGACGGGATCGCCGAGACGGTGGGCCGGCGGCTGCACACCTGGCACGCCGGGGCGGCCCGCGGCCTGCTCGTGGGGACCGCCCTGGCGACGGTGGCCGCCGCCCTGGTGCTGGTCTTCCGGCCCGGTGTGACCGACTCCACCGGCATCCGGGCCGCCTGCGCCACCGTGGCCGGGGTGCTGCTCCTCGCGGGGGCCGGCACCGCCAGCCGCGCGATCGGGGACCGGCTCTCCGCCACCGCGCTGGGCCTGCTGGTCGCCCCGTGCTTCGCCCTGGTCGGCTGGGTGCTGCCCGGCGGCGACCTGACCGGGCCCGACGCGGCCCAGGTCGTGGGCGCCCGGCTGCTCGCCGCCGGTGCCGCCGCCGCGGGCGGCGCGGTCCTCGCGCTCGCCGCCACCGCCGTCGGCGCCCCCGCGCTGCTGGCCACCGCCGTGGTCGCGGTCGCCACCGCGATCTCCGGCGCGCTGATGGGCTACTCCGGCCTGGACGTGCCCGCCGCCGTCGCGCTGGTCGCCACCGTGATCGCGCTCGCCGCCGGGGCCGTGGCCCCCTTCGCCTTCAAACTGGCCGGGATGCGGATGCCCGCCCTGCCCTCCTCCGCCGGGCAACTCCAGGAAGGCATCGACCCGTACGCGGGCGACGAGGTCGCCGAACGCACCGAACTCGCCGGGCGCTGGGTCACCGCCCTCTTCGCCGCCACCGGAACCGTCGTCGCCGCCGCCCTGACCGTCCTCGCCCACACCCCCGACCTGCCCGAGACGCTCACCGCGCTGGCCCTGTCCCTGCTGCTGCTCCTGCACGCCCGGGGCCTGATCGACATCGGCCAGCGCCTCACCCTCGTGGTGCCCGGGATCTGGGGGCTGCTGCTGCTCGCCCGCGCCTGGGCGGTGGACAGCGACGCCGACGGCCGCCTGGTGGTCTTCGCGGTCCTGCTCGCCGCCGCGGCCGGTCTCGTGACCGCCTCGTGGGTCGTGCCCGGCCGCCGGATGCTGCCGTACTGGGGCCGGGCCGCGGAGCTGGCCCACACCGGCCTCGCGGTCGCGCTGCTGCCGTTCGCCCTGTGGGTCGCGGGCCTCTTCGGCTGGCTGCGCGGCCTGTTCGGCTGA